One segment of Anastrepha obliqua isolate idAnaObli1 chromosome 3, idAnaObli1_1.0, whole genome shotgun sequence DNA contains the following:
- the LOC129241404 gene encoding glycerol kinase-like, producing MTEGKRLLNGAKCRIITSQNPSTTSKSLVGVIDEGTSSVQFSLYSVPFFKEVANYQIELTMITPQDGWFEQNPLELMDAIYECCEKACAQLPALGYSIADISCIGITNQRETTIVWDSRTGQPLYNALVWKDIRSEQCVDRVLSKLDNHDKNYFKHISGLPVSPYFSALKLRWLFDNVAEVRKVHREGYCKAGTVDSWIVWNLTKGALHITDVTNASRTLLMDIDTLHWHPQLLRTFKIDKKILPEIRSSSEIYGPITSDRCVLTGVPISGILGNQHASLLGQMCIKPGQAKNTYRSGCFLLCNIGDRPVISAHGLITTVAYKLGPNKPATYALEGSVAVGGHALRWLENRFRLLKDYAKAEQCAEEVSTTGDVYFVPAFTGLYAPYWRKDARGLIIGLTQYSTKHHIVRAALEAICFQTRDILECMHQESGFQLNKLHADGSISMNNLLMQLQADTAGLTVFRSQLTDTTAFGAALCAAQAEGIDLFYFHPDELPYDVLDYDTFLPTSTEDERYHRYGKWKRAVERSMGWVIKKPVRQITDETYKLLSSVPAALFVMSTFAMIIHSARR from the exons ATGACGGAAGGCAAACGCCTGTTGAATGGGGCCAAGTGCCGTATAATTACTTCACAAAATCCATCTACGACAAGCAAGAGTCTCGTGGGAGTCATCGATGAAGGCACCAGCAGCGTTCAATTCTCATTATACTCGGTGCCTTTCTTCAAAGAAGTGGCAAACTATCAAATTGAATTGACGATGATCACACCGCAGGATGGCTGGTTTGAACAAAACCCGTTGGAACTGATGGATGCCATTTATGAATGCTGCGAAAAAGCTTGCGCTCAGCTACCCGCACTGGGCTACAGCATTGCTGATATTAGCTGCATTGGAATTACAAATCAGCGAGAAACGACTATAGTTTGGGATTCACGTACTGGCCAACCGCTGTATAATGCGCTTGTTTGGAAGGATATACGAAGTGAACAATGTGTTGATCGAGTACTGTCCAAATTAGATAATCatgacaaaaattattttaagcatATTTCTGGCTTGCCTGTTTCACCATATTTTTCGGCGTTGAAATTGCGTTGGTTGTTTGATAATGTAGCCGAGGTGAGGAAGGTGCATCGTGAAGGTTATTGCAAAGCTGGTACAGTTGACTCGTGGATTGTGTGGAATCTTACCAAAg GCGCCTTGCACATTACCGATGTCACAAATGCCTCACGCACTCTACTTATGGACATTGATACGCTGCATTGGCATCCACAGCTGTTGCGCACtttcaaaatagataaaaaaattctgcCTGAAATTCGCAGTAGTTCAGAAATCTATGGCCCCATCACTAGCGATCGGTGTGTGCTCACTGGTGTACCGATTAGTGGTATTCTTGGCAATCAACACGCTTCATTGCTGGGACAGATGTGCATCAAGCCAGGTCAAGCGAAGAATACCTACCGTTCCGGCTGTTTTCTTTTATGCAATATTGGCGATCGTCCAGTTATTTCGGCGCACGGCCTAATTACCACGGTAGCCTATAAGCTGGGACCAAATAAACCGGCCACATATGCACTGGAGGGATCAGTAGCTGTAGGCGGTCATGCTTTACGTTGGTTGGAGAATCGTTTTCGTCTGTTAAAAGATTACGCAAAAGCGGAACAATGTGCGGAGGAGGTGTCCACAACGGGGGATGTGTATTTTGTGCCTGCTTTTACCGGTCTCTATGCGCCATATTGGCGAAAGGATGCACGTGGTTTAATAATTGGGCTGACGCAATACTCCACAAAGCATCACATAGTGCGTGCTGCCCTTGAGGCGATCTGCTTTCAAACGCGCGACATACTGGAGTGTATGCATCAGGAGAGCGGTTTTCAGCTAAATAAATTGCATGCTGATGGCTCGATCAGCATGAATAACTTACTAATGCAATTACAGGCCGATACGGCAGGTCTGACTGTTTTTCGATCTCAATTGACTGACACTACAGCATTTGGTGCTGCATTGTGCGCCGCGCAAGCGGAAGGCATTGACTTATTCTACTTTCATCCCGATGAATTGCCTTACGATGTTTTAGACTACGATACTTTCTTACCAACGAGCACTGAAGATGAACGCTATCATCGTTATGGTAAGTGGAAGCGCGCAGTGGAGCGCAGTATGGGCTGGGTAATTAAGAAACCTGTTCGCCAAATAACCGATGAAACATACAAGCTATTATCCTCGGTACCGGCGGCATTGTTCGTCATGAGTACTTTTGCCATGATTATTCACTCGGCGAGGAGGTAG
- the LOC129242937 gene encoding glycerol kinase-like: MYIHTGNDQKLIGVIRCETDNVYFSIHQPPDFSEVVRTEQNIGVSIPQPGWFEQDPMEIIEAVYKCWDELGKVLPKKGLAVEGIVAIGITNQRETTILWDSRSGKPLYNAIMWKDIRTDQIVDRIVAETDDQNINHFKFTSGLPLSPYFSALKIRWLKNYVPKVRTACLEGHCKFGTVDSWIVWNLTNGELHVTDVTNASRTFLMNINTLQWDPLLLRTFSVDQNMLPEIRSSSEIYGRIKNERCGHLIGKLITGIIGNHQAALLGQYCVKPGQAKNSYQNGLFLICNTGERCVITDRGLITTVAYKLGPRKKAIYALEGAVPVGGACLTWLRTRLRLVRNENEVHEHADAVPTTGDVYFVPALTGLYAPYWDKSARGLIIGLTQYTTKKHILRAALEAICFQTRDIVECINDASGYQINKVYVDGELSGNDKLMQLQADTSGLALYRIQTNTISLGAALCAAQAESINLFRLDPNKFYEDTSQSDLFLPINTDDDRKQRYAKWKRAVERSRGWVPKRPGSDMTDATYRLLVCIPAAGFILGTTFMVLLAGWGKK, encoded by the exons atgtacatacatacgggtAATGATCAAAAATTGATTGGTGTTATCAGGTGTGAAACAGACAATGTTTACTTCAGCATACATCAGCCACCAGATTTTAGTGAAGTTGTCAGGACGGAACAGAATATTGGCGTCTCAATACCACAGCCTGGTTGGTTTGAACAAGATCCAATGGAGATTATTGAAGCAGTTTACAAGTGTTGGGATGAATTAGGTAAAGTACTGCCGAAGAAAGGTCTTGCGGTTGAGGGAATTGTAGCCATTGGAATCACTAATCAGCGCGAGACCACGATTTTGTGGGATTCGCGCTCGGGCAAACCTCTTTATAATGCAATTATGTGGAAGGATATACGTACAGATCAAATTGTGGATCGCATTGTTGCAGAGACAGATGATCAGAATATCAATCATTTTAAGTTCACATCGGGCTTACCATTGTCACCTTACTTTTCGGCTCTCAAAATACGATGGTTGAAGAATTATGTGCCAAAAGTGCGCACCGCATGCTTGGAAGGTCATTGCAAATTTGGTACTGTAGACAGTTGGATTGTTTGGAATCTAACGAACG GTGAATTGCATGTGACCGATGTGACGAATGCTTCTCGCACATTCCTTATGAACATTAACACTTTACAATGGGATCCCTTGTTGCTTCGCACATTCAGTGTGGATCAAAATATGCTGCCTGAGATACGCAGTTCGTCTGAAATATACGGCAGAATCAAAAATGAGCGTTGCGGTCACTTGATTGGAAAACTTATAACTGGTATCATCGGCAATCATCAGGCGGCGTTGCTTGGCCAGTATTGCGTGAAGCCAGGTCAGGCGAAAAATAGTTACCAAAATGGCCTGTTTTTGATTTGCAATACAGGGGAACGCTGTGTTATAACAGATCGTGGTCTGATTACCACAGTTGCATACAAATTAGGGCCGAGAAAAAAAGCTATTTATGCATTAGAAGGTGCGGTGCCTGTGGGAGGAGCATGCTTGACTTGGCTAAGGACGCGTTTACGTCTTGTGCGAAACGAAAATGAGGTGCATGAGCATGCTGACGCTGTGCCCACAACAGGTGATGTTTACTTTGTGCCTGCTTTGACTGGACTTTACGCACCATACTGGGATAAGAGCGCTCGTGGCCTGATCATTGGTCTGACGCAGTATACAACTAAGAAACACATCTTACGTGCCGCACTCGAGGCGATTTGCTTTCAGACCCGTGACATCGTCGAATGTATAAACGATGCGAGCGGCTACCAAATAAACAAAGTCTATGTGGATGGTGAATTGTCTGGGAACGATAAGTTAATGCAATTGCAGGCCGATACGTCGGGTTTGGCGCTGTATCGCATACAAACGAACACAATATCTTTGGGGGCAGCTCTATGTGCAGCACAGGCGGAGAGTATTAATTTGTTCCGATTAGacccaaacaaattttatgaagatACTTCACAAAGTGATTTATTTCTGCCAATCAATACCGATGATGATCGTAAACAACGTTACGCAAAGTGGAAACGTGCCGTAGAACGGAGCAGGGGTTGGGTGCCAAAGAGGCCGGGTAGTGATATGACCGATGCAACATATAGATTGTTAGTATGCATACCAGCTGCTGGCTTTATACTAGGTACGACTTTCATGGTGTTACTCGCGGGATGGGGTAAGAAATAA